Proteins from a genomic interval of Afifella aestuarii:
- the nadA gene encoding quinolinate synthase NadA: MVQGSSAATAIGTGGNVSADTAADRYGVKPYPDLAYTPEIAEATAPIYEKVRHVIPAIEWPVHAPYVYHINRLKAERGAIILAHNYQTPEIYHGVADIVGDSLQLAQEAAKSQAEIIVQCGVHFMAETSKILCPEKTVLIPDSHAGCSLAASITGEDVRLLREAHPGVPVVAYVNTTADVKAEVDICCTSSNALEVVESLGAKEVIMLPDQYLAAWVASQTDVKIITWNGACEVHERFTGDELRAYREADPSIRIIAHPECPPDVLAEADFTGSTAKMIGWVQKENPGKVLMVTECSMADNVASEAPGVEFVRPCNLCPHMKRIQLPKILDTLVYMSEEVVLDPMMAAKARRSVERMVNLKS, translated from the coding sequence ATGGTTCAGGGTTCCAGCGCAGCGACCGCAATCGGCACGGGCGGGAATGTTTCGGCCGACACGGCGGCCGATCGTTACGGCGTGAAGCCTTACCCGGATCTCGCCTACACGCCGGAGATCGCCGAAGCGACGGCGCCGATTTACGAGAAGGTGCGCCATGTCATCCCGGCGATCGAATGGCCGGTGCACGCGCCTTACGTCTACCACATCAACCGCCTGAAGGCGGAGCGCGGGGCCATCATCCTCGCCCACAATTACCAGACGCCAGAGATCTATCACGGCGTTGCGGATATCGTCGGCGATTCCCTGCAGCTCGCGCAGGAAGCGGCGAAATCCCAGGCGGAGATCATCGTCCAGTGCGGCGTGCATTTCATGGCGGAAACCTCGAAGATCCTCTGCCCGGAAAAGACGGTGCTCATTCCCGACAGCCACGCCGGCTGCTCGCTCGCCGCCTCCATCACCGGCGAAGATGTGCGGCTTCTGCGCGAGGCGCATCCGGGCGTGCCGGTCGTCGCCTACGTCAACACGACCGCCGACGTGAAGGCGGAGGTCGACATCTGCTGCACCTCCTCCAACGCGCTCGAAGTGGTGGAAAGCCTCGGCGCCAAAGAGGTGATCATGCTGCCCGACCAGTATCTCGCCGCTTGGGTCGCCTCACAGACGGATGTGAAGATCATCACCTGGAACGGGGCCTGCGAGGTGCATGAGCGCTTCACCGGCGACGAGCTGCGCGCCTACCGCGAGGCCGATCCGTCGATCCGCATCATCGCGCATCCGGAATGTCCGCCCGACGTTCTCGCCGAAGCCGATTTCACCGGCTCGACGGCCAAGATGATAGGCTGGGTGCAGAAGGAAAACCCCGGCAAGGTGCTGATGGTGACCGAATGCTCCATGGCCGACAATGTCGCGAGCGAGGCGCCAGGGGTGGAATTCGTGCGCCCGTGCAATCTCTGCCCGCATATGAAGCGCATCCAGCTGCCGAAGATCCTCGATACCCTCGTCTATATGAGCGAGGAGGTCGTTCTCGACCCGATGATGGCGGCAAAGGCGCGCCGCTCGGTGGAGCGCATGGTCAATCTGAAGAGCTGA
- the nadC gene encoding carboxylating nicotinate-nucleotide diphosphorylase has translation MPTSPELPDLIVEKAVRAALEEDLGRAGDITSQATIPTGRRATATIGARAAGTLAGLALARKAVLLMDPDAEFRPRAADGDRLEAGAVIAEISADARALLSSERTALNFLCHLSGVATATAEFAAAIAHTKARITCTRKTHPGLRSFQKYAVRCGGGSNHRYGLDDAILIKDNHIAVAGGVREAIRSAQEFAGHLVRIEVEVDTLEQLEEALEEGPDVILLDNMGPPTLREAVAITRGRATLEASGGITLATVGAIAETGVDYISTGFITHSAPILDLGLDIAL, from the coding sequence ATGCCAACCTCGCCTGAGCTGCCGGACCTGATCGTCGAGAAAGCCGTGCGTGCGGCGCTTGAAGAAGATCTCGGGCGCGCGGGTGACATTACGTCGCAGGCAACGATTCCCACCGGCCGCCGGGCGACGGCCACCATCGGGGCGCGGGCCGCCGGCACGCTCGCCGGCCTCGCGCTTGCCCGCAAGGCCGTCCTTTTGATGGACCCGGATGCAGAGTTTCGGCCGCGTGCGGCCGACGGCGACAGGCTTGAAGCCGGTGCCGTCATCGCAGAGATCTCGGCGGATGCCCGCGCGCTCCTCTCTTCCGAGCGCACGGCGCTCAATTTCCTCTGCCACCTCTCTGGCGTTGCGACCGCGACCGCCGAATTTGCAGCCGCCATCGCCCACACCAAGGCACGGATCACCTGCACCCGCAAAACCCATCCGGGCCTGCGGTCTTTCCAGAAATACGCGGTTCGCTGCGGCGGCGGCTCAAACCACCGCTACGGTCTCGACGACGCAATCCTCATCAAGGACAACCACATCGCAGTTGCTGGAGGGGTCAGAGAAGCCATTCGCAGCGCTCAGGAATTCGCCGGACATCTGGTCCGGATCGAGGTCGAGGTCGACACGCTCGAACAGCTTGAAGAGGCCCTGGAAGAAGGGCCCGACGTCATCCTCCTCGACAATATGGGTCCGCCGACACTTCGCGAAGCAGTGGCGATAACGCGCGGTCGCGCCACCTTGGAAGCCTCCGGCGGCATCACGCTCGCCACGGTTGGGGCGATCGCGGAAACCGGCGTCGACTATATCTCCACCGGTTTTATAACGCATTCGGCTCCGATACTGGATCTTGGCCTCGATATTGCGCTCTAA
- the glyS gene encoding glycine--tRNA ligase subunit beta: MPDLLIELFSEEIPARMQARAAEDLKRLVTDGLVEAGLTYEGAKGFATPRRLALTVHGVTARSADVKEERKGPRVGAPEKALEGFLRSAGLASIDDAKIESDPKKGDFYVAVIEKPGRAAEEIVAELLPQVIRNFPWPKSMRWGAASAPKDSRFADADALGTGSLRWVRPLRSILCMFGPETEDPEIVSFKVGDIEAGNVTYGHRFMAPDAIRVRRFDDYVPKLEAAKVVLDPERRRNIIATEAKNLAFAQGFEVVEDAGLIDETAGLVEWPVVLMGRFDEAFLEIPEEVIRLTIRQNQKCFVLRGADGALTNRFLLVSNIEARDGGKEIIAGNERVIAARLSDARFFYEQDLATPLGEWGAKLEAVTFHDKLGTQAERVARIATLAGALAPVVDAKAEEAERAAKLAKADLPTGMVGEFPELQGVMGRYYAKAQGEAANVADAIRDHYKPQGPGDAVPTEPVAMAVALADKLDTLTGFWAIDEKPTGSKDPFALRRAALGVIRIVLENGLRLPLLPLFSKRLDETTSADLLAFFADRLKVHLRDQGARHDLIDAVFALPGQDDLLMVVRRVEALAGLLASDDGQNLLTSYRRAANILRAEEKKDGKSYTGEPDHALIHEKGEAAERELLAVIESVEVHVEKHLKLEDFSGAMGSLAELRPAVDAFFDHVTVNADDAQLRENRLKLLNRIREAMHGVADFSKIGG; this comes from the coding sequence ATGCCCGACCTTCTCATCGAACTCTTTTCTGAAGAAATTCCCGCGCGCATGCAGGCGCGTGCCGCCGAGGATCTGAAACGCCTCGTGACCGACGGTCTCGTCGAGGCCGGCCTCACCTATGAGGGCGCCAAGGGTTTCGCCACGCCGCGCCGTCTGGCGCTCACCGTTCACGGTGTGACGGCGCGTTCCGCCGACGTGAAGGAAGAGCGCAAAGGTCCGCGCGTGGGCGCACCGGAAAAGGCGCTCGAAGGCTTCCTGCGCTCTGCCGGCCTCGCCTCGATCGACGACGCGAAGATCGAAAGCGATCCCAAGAAAGGCGATTTCTATGTCGCCGTCATCGAAAAGCCCGGCCGGGCCGCCGAAGAGATCGTGGCGGAGCTCCTGCCGCAGGTGATCCGCAACTTCCCCTGGCCGAAGTCGATGCGCTGGGGAGCGGCTTCCGCCCCGAAAGATTCCCGCTTTGCGGACGCCGACGCGCTCGGCACCGGCTCGCTGCGCTGGGTGAGGCCCTTGCGCTCGATCCTGTGCATGTTCGGCCCGGAGACGGAAGACCCCGAAATCGTCTCCTTCAAGGTCGGCGATATCGAAGCCGGCAACGTCACCTATGGCCACCGCTTCATGGCGCCGGATGCAATCCGCGTACGTCGCTTCGACGATTACGTGCCGAAGCTTGAGGCCGCCAAAGTCGTCCTCGACCCGGAACGGCGCCGCAACATCATCGCCACGGAAGCCAAGAACCTCGCCTTCGCGCAGGGCTTCGAGGTGGTGGAAGATGCCGGGCTCATCGACGAGACGGCGGGGCTTGTCGAATGGCCCGTCGTTTTGATGGGTCGCTTCGACGAGGCCTTTCTGGAGATCCCCGAAGAGGTCATCCGCCTTACCATCCGCCAGAACCAGAAGTGTTTCGTGCTGCGCGGAGCGGACGGCGCGCTCACCAACCGCTTCCTCCTCGTCTCCAACATCGAGGCGCGCGACGGCGGCAAGGAGATTATCGCCGGCAACGAGCGCGTCATCGCGGCCCGCCTGTCCGACGCCCGCTTCTTCTACGAGCAGGATCTCGCCACGCCGCTCGGCGAATGGGGGGCGAAACTCGAGGCCGTCACCTTCCACGACAAGCTCGGCACTCAGGCGGAGCGCGTCGCCCGGATCGCGACGCTCGCCGGCGCGCTCGCCCCGGTGGTCGACGCCAAGGCCGAGGAAGCCGAACGCGCTGCAAAGCTTGCCAAAGCGGATCTGCCGACCGGCATGGTCGGCGAATTCCCGGAGCTTCAAGGCGTCATGGGCCGCTATTACGCCAAGGCGCAGGGCGAGGCTGCCAATGTCGCCGATGCGATCCGCGACCATTACAAGCCGCAGGGCCCAGGCGACGCCGTTCCCACAGAACCTGTCGCCATGGCGGTGGCGCTCGCCGACAAGCTCGACACGCTGACCGGCTTCTGGGCGATCGACGAAAAGCCGACCGGCTCGAAAGATCCGTTCGCGCTCCGTCGTGCCGCCCTCGGCGTCATCCGCATCGTGCTTGAAAACGGGCTCAGGCTGCCGCTTCTGCCGCTCTTCTCCAAGCGCCTGGACGAGACGACATCTGCCGATCTCCTCGCCTTCTTCGCGGACCGCCTCAAAGTGCATCTGCGCGATCAGGGCGCCCGCCACGATCTGATCGATGCCGTCTTCGCGCTGCCCGGGCAGGACGATCTCCTCATGGTCGTGCGCCGCGTGGAGGCGCTTGCCGGGCTTCTCGCCTCCGACGACGGCCAGAACCTCCTCACCTCCTATCGCCGCGCCGCCAACATTCTGCGCGCGGAGGAGAAGAAGGACGGCAAGAGCTACACGGGCGAGCCCGACCACGCCCTCATTCACGAGAAGGGCGAAGCGGCCGAGCGCGAGCTTCTCGCCGTCATCGAGAGCGTCGAGGTGCATGTCGAAAAGCATCTGAAGCTTGAGGATTTTTCAGGCGCGATGGGTTCGCTCGCCGAGCTCCGCCCGGCCGTCGACGCCTTCTTCGACCATGTGACGGTCAATGCGGATGATGCGCAGCTGCGCGAAAACCGGCTGAAGCTCCTCAACCGCATCCGCGAGGCGATGCACGGCGTCGCCGATTTTTCCAAGATCGGCGGCTGA
- a CDS encoding GNAT family N-acetyltransferase, which produces MRIRRAKPGDAEAVSDVLIASITGLCEADHGGNPANIKRWTANKAPGIVAGWIKDPASTFLVAEEDGEIVCVGAFRGAEILLNYVRPAARFSGASKAMLAHMEGEMRKQGIVEARLTSTATAHRFYRSAGWTDEGEQGKAIDFAKAQPMSKRLS; this is translated from the coding sequence ATGCGCATCAGAAGGGCAAAGCCCGGCGATGCAGAGGCAGTGAGCGACGTCTTGATCGCATCCATCACCGGCCTCTGCGAAGCCGATCACGGCGGCAACCCTGCCAATATCAAACGATGGACGGCCAACAAGGCGCCCGGCATCGTGGCGGGATGGATCAAAGATCCCGCATCGACCTTCCTCGTGGCCGAGGAGGATGGCGAGATCGTCTGCGTCGGCGCCTTCAGAGGTGCCGAGATCCTTCTCAACTATGTGAGACCCGCGGCACGCTTTTCCGGCGCGAGCAAAGCCATGCTTGCCCATATGGAGGGGGAAATGCGCAAACAAGGTATCGTTGAGGCGCGGCTGACGAGTACGGCGACGGCGCACCGTTTCTATCGCTCGGCCGGCTGGACGGATGAGGGCGAACAAGGAAAGGCGATCGACTTCGCCAAGGCGCAGCCGATGTCGAAGCGGCTTTCCTGA
- a CDS encoding glycine--tRNA ligase subunit alpha has protein sequence MNEAVPAHMSPTRSFQGLILTLQRYWADKGCVILQPYDMEVGAGTFHPATTLRSLGPRPWKAAYVQPSRRPTDGRYGKNPNRLQHYYQYQVILKPSPPDLQALYLGSLEAIGIDASVHDIRFVEDDWESPTLGAWGLGWECWCDGMEVSQFTYFQQVCGVDCAPVSGELTYGLERLAMYVQGVDNVYDLNFNGREGAERVSYGDVFLQAEQEYSRHNFEHADTGKLLRHFQDAEGECEALLAAGRDEAARNGGPHRMVLPAYDQCIKASHVFNLLDARGVISPTERQNYILRVRSLAIACGEAWLMTEAGGA, from the coding sequence ATGAACGAAGCGGTTCCCGCGCATATGAGCCCGACGCGCTCCTTTCAGGGCTTGATCCTGACCTTGCAGCGTTACTGGGCCGACAAAGGCTGTGTCATTCTGCAGCCATACGACATGGAGGTGGGGGCAGGCACCTTCCACCCGGCCACGACCCTGCGATCGCTCGGTCCGCGGCCGTGGAAGGCTGCCTATGTGCAGCCCTCGCGTCGCCCGACTGACGGACGCTACGGCAAAAACCCGAACCGGCTGCAGCATTATTACCAGTACCAGGTGATCCTGAAGCCGTCGCCGCCCGATCTGCAGGCGCTTTACCTCGGCTCACTCGAGGCGATCGGCATCGACGCCTCCGTGCACGACATCCGTTTTGTGGAAGACGATTGGGAAAGCCCGACGCTCGGCGCCTGGGGGCTCGGCTGGGAATGCTGGTGCGACGGCATGGAAGTCTCGCAGTTCACCTATTTTCAGCAGGTCTGCGGCGTCGATTGCGCCCCCGTCTCCGGTGAGCTCACCTACGGGCTTGAGCGTCTCGCCATGTATGTGCAGGGCGTCGACAACGTCTACGACCTCAACTTCAACGGCCGCGAAGGCGCGGAGCGGGTCTCCTATGGCGACGTCTTTCTGCAGGCGGAGCAGGAATATTCGCGGCACAATTTCGAGCATGCCGACACCGGCAAGCTTCTGCGCCATTTCCAGGACGCCGAGGGCGAATGCGAAGCGCTGCTCGCGGCCGGGCGGGACGAGGCGGCGCGCAACGGCGGTCCGCACCGGATGGTGCTTCCCGCCTATGACCAGTGCATCAAGGCGAGCCACGTCTTCAATCTTCTCGATGCCCGCGGCGTGATCTCGCCCACGGAGCGGCAGAACTACATCCTGAGGGTCCGCTCCCTCGCCATCGCCTGCGGCGAGGCCTGGCTGATGACCGAGGCCGGAGGCGCCTGA
- a CDS encoding contact-dependent growth inhibition system immunity protein, producing the protein MNRERAIEQLRARILRERRFEPKPSPPKERKRAKIHAFLTHTLIFSQAVYSSVHADPDGYDKRFPPEMPAAEIGREAREALQASRFITPDHPEWERLIRFGSDEETRADVAREMAHARVRTQKALFEGSGSVSLTLQDGRISVDPWRYAGRGTWEPVPGIKPTILPESVSDEDLGAAINAALEVSRNA; encoded by the coding sequence ATGAACCGTGAACGCGCTATCGAGCAGCTCAGAGCCAGGATTCTCCGAGAACGACGGTTCGAACCTAAGCCATCCCCTCCGAAAGAGCGGAAGAGGGCGAAAATCCACGCATTCCTGACTCATACTCTGATTTTCTCCCAGGCCGTCTACAGCTCAGTCCACGCGGACCCGGACGGATATGACAAGCGATTCCCGCCCGAAATGCCCGCAGCTGAGATCGGACGAGAAGCGCGGGAGGCGCTTCAAGCGAGCCGGTTCATTACGCCGGACCACCCGGAATGGGAGCGGCTCATTCGATTTGGCTCGGATGAAGAGACTCGAGCAGATGTTGCACGGGAGATGGCTCATGCGCGCGTCAGGACGCAAAAGGCGCTTTTTGAAGGCTCAGGCTCGGTCAGTCTGACGTTGCAGGACGGCCGGATATCCGTCGATCCGTGGCGCTATGCGGGCCGTGGCACTTGGGAACCCGTCCCCGGGATCAAGCCGACCATCCTCCCCGAAAGTGTCTCCGACGAGGACCTCGGCGCGGCAATCAACGCGGCGCTGGAGGTGAGCCGCAATGCGTGA
- a CDS encoding L-aspartate oxidase — protein sequence MSLSPHPFPPQSWAGIDDVVIVGGGLAGLFCALKLAPRPVTIITAAPIGEGSSSGWAQGGIAAAMDPGDTVENHVADTIAAGAGLVEGAIARGMAEEAAARIHDLLSYGVPFDRDLEGKLTLSREAAHSHRRVVRVGGDSAGAAIMQALIRAVRETSSIRVLEGFVAESLKAEGSYVTGLIARDRRGGLSARMLLPTRAIVLASGGIGHLYSVTTNPQEARGEGLGMAARAGALVADAEFVQFHPTAVDVGRDPAPLATEALRGEGAAIVDRNGHRFMFDIHEAGELAPRDIVARGVHQARHSGRGAFLDCREAVGAEFPERFPTVFAACMEAGIDPRVTPIPIAPAAHYHMGGIHVDGLGRSSLDGLWACGEVSSTGAHGANRLASNSLLEAVVFAARIAEDVQGLLPNHRMVRWSDESTADTAAGLPNEDALLERLRRLMDAAVGVVRSRQGLEAALAEMDAIRATARQPSLLNSLTAAKLIAVAALRREESRGAHFRSDFPHPQPEEAHRRFLTLAKADAIAKGAIAAFQETSRHANLA from the coding sequence GTGAGCCTTTCCCCGCACCCCTTCCCGCCGCAATCCTGGGCCGGCATCGACGACGTCGTCATCGTCGGCGGCGGCCTCGCCGGTCTTTTCTGCGCCCTGAAACTCGCGCCGCGGCCCGTCACCATCATCACGGCCGCCCCGATCGGTGAAGGCTCGTCCTCCGGCTGGGCGCAGGGCGGCATCGCAGCCGCCATGGACCCGGGCGACACGGTCGAAAACCACGTGGCGGACACGATCGCGGCCGGTGCCGGCCTCGTCGAGGGCGCCATCGCCCGCGGCATGGCGGAAGAGGCGGCCGCCCGCATCCACGACCTTCTGTCTTATGGTGTGCCCTTCGACCGCGACCTCGAGGGCAAACTCACGCTCTCCCGCGAGGCCGCGCATTCGCATCGCCGGGTGGTCAGGGTCGGCGGCGACAGCGCCGGCGCCGCCATCATGCAGGCGCTCATCAGAGCGGTGCGCGAGACCTCCTCGATCCGCGTCCTGGAAGGTTTCGTCGCCGAAAGCCTGAAGGCGGAAGGCTCCTACGTCACCGGGCTCATTGCCCGCGACCGGCGCGGAGGGCTTTCGGCGCGCATGCTGTTGCCGACGCGTGCCATCGTGCTCGCCTCCGGCGGCATCGGCCATCTCTACTCCGTCACCACCAACCCCCAGGAGGCGCGCGGCGAAGGCCTCGGCATGGCCGCGCGCGCAGGCGCGCTCGTGGCGGATGCGGAATTCGTGCAGTTCCACCCGACCGCCGTCGATGTCGGTCGCGATCCGGCCCCGCTCGCCACGGAAGCGCTTCGCGGCGAAGGTGCGGCCATCGTCGACCGCAACGGTCATCGCTTCATGTTCGATATCCACGAGGCGGGCGAGCTTGCGCCGCGCGATATCGTGGCCCGTGGTGTGCATCAGGCGCGCCATTCCGGCCGGGGCGCCTTCCTCGATTGCCGCGAGGCCGTGGGAGCGGAATTTCCCGAACGCTTCCCGACCGTCTTTGCCGCCTGCATGGAGGCGGGGATCGATCCACGCGTGACGCCGATCCCGATCGCGCCGGCCGCCCACTACCATATGGGCGGCATCCATGTGGACGGGCTCGGCCGCAGCTCCCTTGATGGTTTGTGGGCCTGTGGCGAGGTCTCCTCAACCGGCGCGCACGGCGCCAACCGGCTCGCCTCCAACTCGCTTTTGGAAGCCGTCGTCTTTGCCGCCCGCATCGCCGAAGACGTGCAGGGGCTTTTGCCCAATCACCGTATGGTGCGCTGGTCGGATGAATCGACGGCCGATACGGCCGCCGGGCTTCCGAACGAAGACGCGCTGCTTGAACGGTTGCGCCGGCTCATGGATGCCGCGGTCGGCGTGGTGCGCAGCCGCCAGGGACTTGAAGCCGCACTCGCCGAAATGGACGCGATCCGGGCGACCGCCCGGCAGCCGAGTCTCCTCAACTCATTGACCGCCGCCAAACTCATCGCCGTGGCCGCCCTTCGCCGCGAGGAGAGCCGCGGCGCGCATTTCCGCTCCGACTTTCCGCATCCGCAACCCGAAGAGGCGCATCGGCGCTTTCTCACGCTCGCCAAGGCCGATGCGATCGCCAAGGGCGCCATCGCCGCTTTCCAGGAGACATCCCGTCATGCCAACCTCGCCTGA
- the ppdK gene encoding pyruvate, phosphate dikinase produces the protein MTKWVYSFGGGSAEGSRDMRNLLGGKGANLAEMANLGLPVPPGFTISTEACNWFYANGRQMPEGLHEQVAEALAKLEKLQGKTLGGAPMPLLLSVRSGARSSMPGMMDTVLNLGLNDESVQALAESADPRFAYDSYRRFIQMYSDVVLGVEHHDFEAILEQEREARGFETDTQLSAEDWQVVIERFKALVIEVNEGPFPQDPQDQLWGAISAVFSSWMNNRAITYRKLHDIPESWGTAVNVQAMVFGNMGDTSATGVAFTRDPSTGEKALYGEFLVNAQGEDVVAGIRTPQYLTEKARVQAGSDAPSLETLMPESFKEFCAHADRLERHYRDMQDMEFTIERGTLWMLQTRNGKRTTHAALKIATGMAEEGLITQEEAVMRIEPTSLDQLLHPTLDPKAERNVIARGLPASPGAASGEIVFTPDKADLLTKEGHQVILVRMETSPEDIQGMVSSRGILTSRGGMTSHAAVVARGMGKPCVCGAGSLKIDHKAGTMMVLGKVYKEGDVITIDGSTGEVMEGAVAMLQPEVSGDFATLMKWADQARRLGVRANAETPEDARAARDFGAEGIGLCRTEHTFFQDDRIVAMREMIVAEDREARRAALAKLLPLQRHDFFELFKTMRGLPVTIRLLDPPLHEFLPKGEKEIEEVAAAIGTEPSRLRERIIELTEANPMLGSRGCRLLLLHPEITEMQTRAILEAARDAAHQTGEPVIPEIMVPLVGMLPELDKVKEVIDRTAEEVNASSEIKITYTVGTMIELPRAALRAREIAQSAQFFSFGTNDLTQTTYGISRDDAASFLGHYQEIGLIEKDPFITLDTEGVGALIALAVKEGRVTKPDLKLGICGEHGGDPASIRFCEEAGLDYVSCSPYRVPVARLAAAQAALGKKATS, from the coding sequence ATGACGAAGTGGGTATATTCCTTCGGCGGCGGAAGCGCCGAGGGCTCGCGCGACATGCGCAATCTTCTCGGTGGCAAAGGCGCCAATCTTGCAGAGATGGCCAATCTCGGCCTGCCGGTGCCGCCGGGCTTCACCATCTCCACCGAAGCCTGCAACTGGTTCTACGCCAATGGCCGGCAGATGCCGGAAGGCCTGCACGAACAGGTCGCCGAAGCGCTGGCGAAGCTTGAGAAGCTGCAGGGCAAGACCCTCGGCGGCGCACCGATGCCACTGCTTCTGTCGGTGCGCTCGGGGGCGCGCAGCTCCATGCCGGGCATGATGGACACGGTCCTCAATCTCGGCCTCAACGACGAGAGCGTCCAGGCGCTCGCCGAAAGTGCCGATCCGCGTTTCGCCTACGATTCCTATCGCCGCTTCATTCAGATGTACTCGGACGTCGTCCTCGGCGTCGAACATCACGATTTCGAAGCGATCCTCGAGCAGGAGCGCGAGGCACGCGGCTTCGAAACCGACACGCAGCTTTCCGCGGAAGACTGGCAGGTGGTGATCGAGCGCTTCAAGGCGCTCGTCATCGAGGTCAACGAAGGCCCGTTTCCGCAGGATCCGCAGGACCAGCTTTGGGGCGCGATCAGCGCCGTTTTCTCCTCCTGGATGAATAACCGCGCCATCACCTACCGCAAACTGCACGATATTCCGGAGAGCTGGGGCACCGCCGTCAACGTGCAGGCCATGGTGTTCGGCAATATGGGCGACACCTCGGCGACGGGCGTGGCGTTCACGCGCGATCCGTCCACGGGTGAGAAAGCGCTCTATGGCGAGTTCCTCGTCAATGCGCAGGGCGAAGATGTCGTCGCCGGCATCCGCACTCCCCAATATCTGACGGAGAAGGCCCGTGTTCAGGCCGGCAGCGATGCCCCGTCGCTCGAAACGCTGATGCCGGAATCCTTCAAGGAATTCTGTGCGCACGCGGACCGCTTGGAACGCCATTACCGCGATATGCAGGACATGGAGTTCACGATCGAACGCGGGACGTTGTGGATGCTGCAGACCCGCAACGGCAAGCGCACCACCCATGCCGCCCTCAAGATCGCCACTGGCATGGCCGAGGAAGGCCTGATCACGCAGGAAGAGGCGGTGATGCGCATCGAGCCGACGTCGCTCGACCAGCTCTTGCATCCCACGCTCGACCCCAAGGCGGAACGCAACGTCATCGCGCGCGGCCTGCCCGCCTCGCCGGGGGCTGCCAGCGGCGAGATCGTGTTCACGCCGGACAAGGCCGACCTTCTCACCAAGGAAGGCCATCAGGTCATCCTGGTGCGCATGGAAACGAGCCCGGAAGACATTCAGGGCATGGTGTCCTCGCGCGGCATCCTGACCTCGCGCGGCGGCATGACGAGCCATGCGGCCGTCGTCGCCCGCGGCATGGGCAAACCCTGCGTCTGCGGCGCCGGCTCGCTCAAGATCGACCACAAGGCCGGCACCATGATGGTGCTCGGCAAGGTCTATAAGGAAGGCGACGTCATCACCATCGACGGTTCCACCGGCGAGGTGATGGAGGGTGCCGTCGCGATGCTGCAGCCGGAAGTCTCCGGTGACTTCGCCACCTTGATGAAATGGGCCGATCAGGCCCGCCGCCTCGGCGTGCGGGCGAATGCCGAAACACCGGAAGATGCACGCGCAGCGCGCGATTTCGGGGCCGAGGGCATCGGCCTGTGCCGCACCGAGCATACCTTCTTCCAGGACGACCGCATCGTCGCCATGCGCGAGATGATCGTCGCGGAAGACAGGGAGGCGCGGCGGGCCGCGCTCGCCAAGCTTCTGCCGCTACAGCGCCACGATTTCTTCGAGCTCTTCAAGACGATGCGCGGCCTGCCGGTGACCATCCGGCTCCTCGATCCGCCCCTGCATGAATTCCTGCCGAAGGGCGAAAAGGAGATCGAAGAAGTTGCAGCGGCGATCGGCACGGAACCGTCTCGCCTGCGCGAGCGCATCATCGAATTGACGGAAGCCAATCCGATGCTCGGCAGCCGCGGTTGCCGGCTCCTGCTCCTGCATCCGGAGATCACGGAAATGCAGACCCGCGCCATTCTGGAGGCGGCGCGTGATGCCGCCCATCAGACCGGCGAACCTGTGATCCCGGAGATCATGGTGCCGCTCGTCGGCATGCTGCCGGAACTCGACAAGGTGAAAGAGGTCATCGACCGCACAGCCGAAGAGGTGAACGCCTCAAGCGAGATCAAGATCACCTATACGGTGGGCACTATGATCGAGCTGCCGCGCGCCGCTCTTCGAGCGCGGGAGATCGCCCAAAGCGCTCAGTTCTTCTCCTTCGGCACCAACGATCTGACGCAGACGACCTACGGCATTTCGCGTGACGATGCGGCCTCCTTCCTCGGCCATTATCAGGAGATCGGACTGATCGAGAAGGATCCGTTCATCACTCTCGACACCGAGGGCGTGGGGGCGCTGATTGCGCTCGCCGTCAAGGAAGGGCGCGTGACGAAGCCGGATCTCAAACTCGGCATTTGTGGCGAGCATGGCGGCGATCCCGCCTCGATCCGCTTCTGCGAAGAAGCCGGTCTCGACTACGTCTCATGCTCTCCGTATCGCGTCCCGGTTGCACGGCTCGCCGCCGCCCAGGCGGCCCTTGGCAAAAAAGCAACAAGCTGA